The following proteins are co-located in the Cryptomeria japonica unplaced genomic scaffold, Sugi_1.0 HiC_scaffold_14, whole genome shotgun sequence genome:
- the LOC131068162 gene encoding receptor-like protein EIX1, whose product MIPASLSNCSSLTVLNLGNNSLKGSLPYEFSRLWQLKSLVVHGNILIGSFPPSISNCSFLQVLDIGNNFFGGEMPPTIGNFSDLRVLVMKKNNFIGNIPSAIGQLIYLQILLLSSNHFSGLIPHTIVSLQAMTIEDQDGIVLSNFYYGQIYRDGLDMTSKGIEEHYTYILSTLTAIDLSNNELDGGIPFDFGNLKGLRFVNLSMNNLNGTIPSSLGEMGQLESLDLSRNKFSGKIPMEFTSLSSLGFLNLSNNHLSGSIPQGTQMSTFGESSYSENSNLWGCPLPKNCSWPQYIPRPPEVSINKEKKNTKYPLYGIA is encoded by the coding sequence ATGATCCCTGCAAGCTTGTCCAATTGCTCTTCTCTCACTGTCTTAAATTTGGGAAACAACAGTTTGAAGGGAAGCTTACCATATGAATTTAGTAGACTATGGCAATTAAAGTCATTAGTTGTTCATGGTAATATCCTGATTGGATCTTTTCCACCTTCAATATCAAATTGTTCATTTTTACAAGTTCTTGATATCGGGAACAACTTTTTTGGAGGTGAAATGCCACCAACAATTGGAAATTTTTCCGATCTAAGAGTATTGGTGATGAAGAAAAACAATTTTATAGGGAATATTCCTTCAGCCATAGGCCAACTAATATACCTTCAGATCTTGCTCCTTTCTTCCAATCATTTCTCAGGTTTAATTCCACACACAATTGTATCATTGCAAGCAATGACAATAGAAGACCAAGATGGTATTGTATTGTCCAATTTTTATTATGGGCAAATATATCGGGATGGATTGGATATGACTTCAAAGGGTATAGAAGAGCACTACACATATATTCTTTCCACTCTCACAGCCATAGATCTATCAAACAATGAATTGGATGGAGGAATTCcttttgattttgggaatttaaagGGGTTAAGGTTTGTGAACCTTTCAATGAACAATTTGAATGGGACCATTCCAAGTAGTTTGGGAGAAATGGGCCAGCTAGAGTCATTAGACCTTTCAAGAAATAAATTTTCTGGAAAAATCCCTATGGAGTTTACATCTCTTAGCTCTTTAGGTTTCCTAAATTTATCAAACAACCACCTTTCAGGAAGTATACCCCAAGGAACACAGATGAGTACATTTGGAGAATCCTCTTATTCAGAAAATTCTAATTTATGGGGGTGTCCCCTACCCAAAAATTGTTCTTGGCCACAATATATTCCTCGTCCTCCTGAAGTTTCAattaacaaagaaaagaaaaacactAAATATCCTTTGTATGGAATAGCATAA
- the LOC131860471 gene encoding receptor-like protein 35, which produces MAIPSHKLLLVFMSVLLVFLFLSPRSSFSHPLLSTSCLSHESHNHTNHVVSLDIRYVGAEGVISESLCQLRFLTVREIYLTSGTVFPPCLRNLSYIRYLDLSLNSFSGMIPPFLSGSIPASLGSLSSLTELHLSYNQLSGSIPASLGSLSSLTELDLASNQLSGSIPASLGSLSSLTKLDISINRFNGSIPASFGSLSSLTELHLSYNQLSGSIPASLGSLSLLRNLYLSYNQLSGSIPDSLGNLSLLQVLDGVSNRFNETISSSSLPPSLFRNLDSILSII; this is translated from the exons ATGGCCATCCCTTCACACAAGCTGCTTTTAGTTTTCATGTCTGTTttgcttgtcttccttttcctctctccACGCTCTTCTTTTTCCCATCCATTACTCTCGACCAGCTGTCTTTCCCATGAATCCCACAATCACACCAACCACGTTGTCTCTCTTGACATACGCTATGTCGGTGCTGAAGGCGTGATATCTGAGAGCCTGTGCCAACTTCGTTTTCTCACTGTTAGGGAAATCTATCTTACATCAGGTACTGTCTTTCCTCCCTGTTTGAGAAATCTCTCTTATATTCGCTATTTAGATTTATCTCTCAATAGCTTTAGTGGGATGATTCCCCCTTTC CTTAGTGGAAGCATACCTGCTTCTCTTGGAagcctttcttctttaactgaactTCACCTTTCTTACAACCAGCTTAGTGGAAGCATACCTGCTTCTCTTGGAagcctttcttctttaactgaactTGACCTTGCTTCCAACCAGCTTAGTGGAAGCATACCTGCTTCTCTTGGAAGCCTTTCTTCTTTAACTAAACTTGACATTTCTATCAACCGATTTAATGGAAGCATACCTGCTTCTTTTGGAagcctttcttctttaactgaactTCACCTTTCTTACAACCAGCTTAGTGGAAGCATACCTGCTTCTCTTGGAAGTCTCTCTTTGTTGAGAAACTTATATCTTTCTTACAACCAGCTTAGTGGAAGCATTCCAGATTCCTTAGGCAATCTTTCTTTACTCCAGGTGTTGGATGGTGTTAGCAATCGTTTCAATGAAACCATCTCTTCTTCCTCACTTCCACCTTCTTTATTT CGCAATCTGGATTCCATCCTTTCAATTATATGA